In Juglans regia cultivar Chandler chromosome 13, Walnut 2.0, whole genome shotgun sequence, the DNA window ttaagaggttCTTTACGTGAATGGAATAAGTGTATTTTTGGTAGAACTGAAGCTCATATTCAGgggttagaaaataaaattgaggaaTTGGAATCTGATCTACAACAGCATTGGAATCCGGTGATTGAACAGGATCTTGTGAATAAAAATATGGAATTAGCTAGTTGGCGTAGATGGGAGGAAATTAGATTGGCTCAATTGGCTAAAATTAAATGGCGGGCGGAAGGGGAccaaaattcatctttctttcatgcGATTTTGTCTTTTAAACGGAAACAAAGAGTCTCGGACATGAGACTACAAGATGGAACTTATTTGGGATCTCCTGAGGAGATCCATTTAAGTgctgtcaattatttttcaatttttttgcaaaCTGAAAGTCATGATAGTTTACCggatttatctcatcttatttcgtATTTCTTTGGAGGATAATGAGATTATTGGGGCTATTCCTTCGATTAATGAAGTGAAAAATGCTCTGGATTCCATTCCTTCTAATAGTGCGCCagggccggatggttttggttcgggtTTTTTTAAGAGTGTCTGGGATATTATTAAGATGGATATTATGGCAGCAGTGGAAGAGTTTTTTAGAGGTGGTAAATGGTCGAGATTTTATACGTCGTCTTATGTGGTCTTAATTCCTAAGATGGATAAGCCTAAtgagtttgataaatttagaccaataagtctttgttcggtgttttataaaatttgctctaaggTGCTTGTAAACCGTTTGGCTGTTTtgcttcctaaaattatttctgttgaacaaggtgcgtttattcctggaagaagtatttttgagaacattagtCTAACACAAGAAATGgtccattctattaataaaaaaattcatgggggtaATGTGGTATTGAAGCTTGATATGGCCAAGGCTTATGATCGTGTTGAGTGGGATTTTCTATTGACGGTACTTcaatcttttgggttttctcctgCTGTTTGTGGTCTTATTAAAGAGTGTATTACTACGCCTTGGTACTCGATATTAATGAATGGCACcacaaaaggtttttttaaaggtggtagaggattgaggcaaggtgatcctttgtcgccttatttgtttattattttacaggAGGTTCTGTCTCGTCTTATAAAACAAAAGgtggaagaaaaaagttttggacATTTTTCTCAACCTAGAGGTACGATTTTAGTATCTCATCTAATGTATGCGGATGATGTGGTCATATTCACTAATGGTGGTTGTCGATCAATTCGGTGTctactaaatattttgaatacatatgagaagtggtctggtcaattgattaataaagagaaaactgctatgtatttttccaaaaatcttTTGATGGCTAGAAGAAGGAATCTTAAACGATTGACAGGATTTTCGGAAGGaaagtttccttttaaatatttgggggtCCCTATTGTGTCGGGTAGAATGAAAATTAgtgatttggaagagttggagaacaaggttaaaagaaaaattagtggttggaaaatgaattACTTTCAGCAGGGGGCCGAGTGATTTTATTGAGGCATGTTTTGGCTAGTATGGCGTTGCATCAACTAGCAGTTTTACAAGTTCCAAAGTTAATTATTGCATCATTAAATCGGTTAATGAgtgctttcttttggggagaaagggatggaaagggtaagaaaaaatgggttgcttggaggaatatttgtATGCCAATAgaagaaggaggtttgggtattagatcgTTTGATGATATGCAAAAGGCTCTTCATTTAAAGCTTGCCTGGAAATTGATGCATGAAGATTCtctttggacaaatttttttcGCTCAAAATATGTGGGGAATAAACCTTTGATGTTGTTGGATTCTAAAAAGGGGACAAGTTTTTGGCGGATGATTGTTAGAAACATTCCTACAGTTTTGAGCAATTCTAAATGGAAATTCGAGaaggtaatgtatttttttggtatgataaatggttgGATCAGGGGCCTCTtgctgataatgttttggtaagtgagcaacctcttttgaagataaaagattGTATATTGGAGAGAGGATGGGATATGGCTCGGTTAGAGAGGCTTGTCGGGTCTGAAGCTACAGAGAGGGTATTAGAGGTTTTTGCAAATTGTAAAGAAGGCAGTGATTTGTTAATCTGGACTACTAGTGAAAGAGGaaagttttcaacaaaatcagcttGGGATTGTGTTCGTGTTAGAGGTCAGAATTTTGAGGGGAATAAGTGGATTTGGAATAgcattcttccaaaaaaattttcggtatttatgtggaaggcttggcatggagctttagcagtggatgataaaatttggAGAATTGGTATTCCTTTAGTCTCGAGATGCAACTGTTGTATTCAAGGACAATATGAAGacttaaatcatgttttatttgctgGTGAAGAGGCTGCTGAAGtatggaaaaaaattggagttatgCTTGGGCTTCCTATTGGAAGGAATTGGTATGAAACATGTCTTAGTTGGTTTAGGAGAGCTTCTAATGCCTCTCAATCTGGTGTCATTTTGGGTGTATTACCTACTGTGATTTCGTGGAGGCTTTGGACTAGGAGATGTAAAGCACGTATGGAAGGGAAGATTGAATCTGGTCAAGTTGTGTGGCAATCTATCAAACAGTGGGTGGGCGTTATTTGTCAAGGGTTTTCAAAGACTAAGAAATTTAATCAGATTGACCtttacattcttaattgttttaatttacagCAAGTTccaatcaaaaaacaaaagattgaTTACATAGCTTGGTCGAAGCCAGAATCAGGTCGTGTGAAGCTCAACACGGATGGAAGTAGTCTTGGGAATCCAGGTGTGGCAGGGGCAGGAGGTGTGATCCGGGATATGCATGGTAATCTgttgttagcattttcaaaGAACATTGGTTACGGTACTAGTAACTATGCAGAGTTGAGAGCTCTAGTGGAGGATGTCAAACAttgtaagaatttgaattttattgcagtagatgttgaaatggattctaaagTGGTTCTGGCATGGTTAGATAATAAACGCTGTGGtagctggtatttggaggattattgggaggaaTTGCAACTTCAGATCATTAATATGGATATACGGTTTATGCACattcatagggaaggaaatggggctgcggattggttagctaaaAGGGGGGCAATtgatggtgatgtggtatggCAGAGCATGGGTGAGGTTTCTCCTCTGTTACGGGGATTGATTAGAGTTGATAAATGGGGACTTCCTTCTGTTAGGCGGAAGAAATAGAGGAGTTTTGTGTTTGTTTCTGGTTTTCGTTTCGTGCGGAGTTGCTTTGCGGTTGAGTGGTTCGGGGTTCGGTCGTGTTTTGCTGGTATAAGCaggtttttttctctcttttccagtTTTCGTTTTGCTGGTTTGGGTCTGTAGTTTTAGttggatttgtattttgtttttgggttttggtttagatACAAGGGATGGTCTGTATCCCGAGTGTcagttttgttaccacggttttcctccgccataagtgaggttgattaataaaattgggacggggccGCTAATGGACAGGTGGTTTccggctcttctataaaaaaaaaaataccattattCACCAGCTATATTTTCAACATTTGTTTTGGCATTATTAGCAACCCACATACATGTCATAATGGTGCATGTCTGTAAAAGTGACTTAAATgaggtatatatgcatgttggaCCATCTCGCACCTGAGTCTTTAGACCTCCATCAAACTGACTAAGAATGGTTGACACCTCCCACCTGAATCCCCATTAAGTTACTGGTTCTTGGATATATATTGAGTGTAATTAAATTGTATCTTTCTTACAATTAAACTCATTAAATATCTTTAGATCTTTATATtgagtttattaattatattagttcATGTATTGTGGCAAATTCTCATAAGTCCTGTTTTCTTGTTTAATAGATGGTTAAATCCTCCAAATATTCGTTCATCACTGTAGCTACTAGGTATATGTCATCAACAAaggaaaatttaattaatgttaAAGTCAATAAATATCCTGCATTTATTCAGGCTATTATTAAGTTTATAGAGACACTTAAGGCATAAAGTATATAGAGTCTTGTTGGGTAATGTTAAGCGGATCCCGAACTGTTTTGTAATTTCCCCGTGGCATTTAGGACAGAGAATCTGCATTTGTTGAATATATCAAATTCACCTGCTTCTCATGAACAACCAATTGATATACTACATTCAGTTGGGGAAAATTTCTGGGTTAAGGATTTCTCTCCCTATTCAACTGTGCAACCAATTGCACCATTTGGATTCTTGACttgctgttttatttatttttcctatagcCATCGTAAATCGTAGCTGGCAGCCATTCATGCTACCTAGTTAATGGATCTTACTTGACTGAATCCCTCCCACTACTTGGAAGGGCTAATCATTCCTAACTGCCACTACATAATATGTTCTCTGTTTTATGACAGTGGTCATTACATGAAAACTAATTACTACAAGATGCTTATTACTTTGGGGTAGGTACGCAACAACTTGACTTGTCATTGTACGAGTGTCATCAAGAAGGGGAGTTTTTGTTCTCTGCTTATTTTGGTACCCTATCTTGGTGCATGCTACTGTGCAGATCTGAATTGTTACCTGTCAATTCAGATCTGGACATTTTACTATTTTGTCGTCCccgcaaataatatatattcaattgcATCAACTCATGTGTTTCCTCTTTCTCTATAACTTAGTTTCAGAAATGAGAGGATAAAAACCTGAATTTTTTTGTTAGTGTGAGGCTGTCCTTTAGCCCTCTAGTTTGTTTAATTGGCGCATTTGGACTATTTTTCTAGTGCGCCAATTCTGTGTTATGACTCGTTAGTGGATCATAACACTGATTTTGATGATCACGACATTAACTCTAGACGTTTGCATAACTTCCAGATATGGCTAGCTGAGCCAGAAACAGAGTTTTAATAGAAAACTCGTTCCCACCATAAATTAGCATGGAAAACAACTGCCATTGCCACTTGAGGAACTCCCATAGTACACTAATAATTGGGATAAAAGCTTTAGACTTCAAGCTGTGCGCAGGCTTCACATCTACTTGCGTATAAAGCTGAAGGGTACCCCTGTGAAGCCCACAAATATAGATCAGATTATGCCGGCATCAATAAGTTGAAATACTACTAACTTTATGGCAGCGTTCACACAATTGAATTTGAAGATGGAAAGCTATCTTCAATTCCTAATTGCTGGTAAATGATAGTAGTACTGTTCATGTGCGATACATGAATGGTAAGGAATACTCACCACATTGGATTCGCCTCTAGGCCATCATTGTGTACCgataaaaggttgaataatctttggtaagatttcAAATCTGATCCTAACGTCAAAAACCATTGGGGAAAATTGTGAATGTGAAATGCTTACCATGCAAcaaatcaaataacaaatttgaagtgttatagttttttatgtggatctgtTCTCTTTACTTAACCCAATCACGTATGccctaaaatcattttataccAAAAACCCGCAAATGACTGTCTAACActgctatttaaaatattagtttggaGTTTGATGGTTTTGTGCATACTTGGGGAATGACTGGGATCTAAGGGGGACTCAATTGGCTTTGTAAATTGAGTCTGGATTAGAACTACAATATTAGTTCTACCTTGTATAATACTCAACTACTCACTTTTCCTTCCTTGGAATATCAAAGTAATACATTTCTCATAAATGTCACGTTACAAAAGTTTTCCCTACTGtgcaaagtttgaaaaatttaatgcAATTAGCAGGTTAGATTATAACATGGTTTTGGCTGTAAAACTCCATTCTAACCATGTGGAGCTCTACCTACATCATTGCATAAGAAATTGTGCAAATACATGATATATTCCTCATGTATTTGCAACCCAATATATTCCTTAGATGCATATCCAATGTGGGTGTTACTCTATGTTGTCTTCTCTCAATGGTCTACAATATGATCTAATAATGTTTATCCTAgatgtttcatttctttttatgcacttCTCCTGGCCCTTTGTTTTTCCACAcgccaaactctctctctctctctctctagataaTTTGTGAAGAAGTTGTGCTCTCATCAACTGTACGTAATTGTTATTGTATTTAGCCAGACTAGTGCTCTCATCCATAGGGCCTATGCTCGGAATATGAAAGATTATATTTCGAGCATTTGAAGGCTGACTGCATACCCTACTGGTATGTGAGATTTAAAGCTATTGCAGCCATCAATAAACCTTTGCTTATTGAGAACAAAGAATTAGATTGGGATTCTTTGTACTCAAGACCCACCTCACAACTCTCCAAGGCGATTTGGTTTTAAATGTGTCTTCGCTCTCAACCCATAATTTCATCTCAACCAACTAGCCCCGCCAACTTCCCCTCTATCACCATATATATCACCAGAAATATATCCATTTTTGGCGTTGGAGGTTGGCAGACCAAGTTAATTTAGCTCTCCCACAGATGCACTAACTATATTGGCATAAAGACGTAGTTGGGGtctttctaattatttagaaaGACCCCAACATTTGTCATCCACCCTTATTAGCTCTCTATTCTGATTGCCATTGGGTGTTTAGAACAGAGAGCTAATATTGCCATATTCTCATTTTGAATATCTTCCAAACGACAATGTTGCTATACTCTACTAATAATGTTGTATCATTATTGTAGTGatggacaaaagctggatgaTTGAGCCCAATAGACTTCGATCACCTGCTTATGCTGCAGGCGTTAACAATTTTCTTGAGATGGCGCAAAACCATGCTAGGGGAAGTGATCGCATTCGGTGTCCATGTCGAATATGTTCTAATAATCTCTTCCTGCCTTTATTTACCGTAGAGAGTCACTTGTTCATAAATGGGATCGATCTGAGCTACACTGAATGGATTTTCCATGGTGAGGAGGAAACCAGAAATTTCAATGTGGACGATGAAGAAGTTGCTGTTAGTGATGAAGATGAATTCATCGATGATATGGACAATATGTTAGACGACATATTGGCTGGGACAAACGTCGATGTTCCCCAAAGCAGCACTCCATTGCCGAGCCGGGATTCATTTCCTGAAGCATTACCAGTGTCATCGTTTGACGAGCTATTAGAGGATGCTCAGCGTCCACTTTTCGGCGGTTGTACAAAATTCTCTAAACTTTCGTTCATTGTGAAATTGTTACACATAAAAACCCTTGGTGGCTGGTCAATCAAGTCATTTGATATGCTTCTTAACTTGTTGAAGTCTGCTTTTCCGGATGCTGAATTGCCACTCTCATATGAAGATGCTCGTTCATTGGAGCGAGGTTTGGGCTTCAAGTACAACAAAATTCATGCCTGCCCCAATGACTGCATCTTATATTGGAAGGAATATTCAGAACTAAATTCATGCCCTATATGTAAGGCCTCAAGGTGGATGTCAACTACAAATGGGACCCGGGTGATCCCTCATAAGGTGTTGcggcattttcctttaaagCCAAGATTACAGCGGCTTTTCCTGTCTACAAAGATAGCAGCTGAaatgagatggcataaagagAAGCGAGTGACAGATGAGAATTTTCTGCATCATCCCGCTGACTCTAAGTCTTGGAAGGCTTTTGACGAGGCACATAGTTGGTTCGCTAACgatcctcgcaatgttaggctTGGTTTGACAAGTGATGGTTTCAATCCCTTCAACAATATGGCTAAGCCTTACAGCATATGGCCAGTGATCCTTGTACCATATAACTTGCCAccgtggttatgcatgaaagaccaattctttATGACATCCCTCATTATTCCTGGCCCAAAATCACCGGGAAATGACATCGATGTTTATTTGCAGCCGTTGCTCAATGAATTGCTTGAACTTTGGGAACATGGGGTACCTATGTATGATTCCTCCACCAAGGAAATGTTCATGCTGCATGCCACTttattgtggacaatcaatgactttcctgcctatgggaatctttccggttggtcaacaaaaggaaaatttgcATGTCCATGTTGCAATGAGAATACAGATTCTAATTGGTTGAAGTATGGCTGGAAACACTGTTATATGGGACATCGGCATTTCCTCCAGCAAAACTACatttggaggaagaaaaagttGTTGTTTAATGGTAATGAAGATCATCGCATTCCACCAAGACTATTAGGGGGAGCAGATATTTTAAGTCAGCTACAGATGCTTGGGGATGTACCATTTGGAAAATCTATTAGGAAGAGAAAACGGACTACCGTAGAGTTGAACTGGACGAagcacaacatatttttcaagttaccttattggtcaacaCTACTACTTCGACATAATTtagatgtcatgcatattgagaagaatatatGCGATAACATCTTCGGCACTTTATTGAATATTCCTGGGAAAACAAAGGATAATATAAACTCTAGACATGATCTGCAGTTGTTAGGGTTAAGAAAGGAATTGCATTTAAAGGTTGAAGGGCAGAAAATTACCATGCCTCATGCATTGTACACGTTACACGGAGATGAAAGGAAGACATTTTGTTCTTGGATGACCAATGTtaaatttccagatgggttcgcaTCCAATATCTCCCGTTGTGTTTCTGTACATGATTGCAAAATCTCTGGCTTGAAAAGCCATGACTGCCATGTTTTCTTGCAGCGCTTACTGCCTATTGCTGTCGGCGGGTACTTAAGGAGTGATATTGCCTTAGCGTTGACTGAACTAAGCactttcttcaaagagttgtgtGAGAGAACACTAGATATCAATCGCCTGTCCCAGCTTGAAACTGATGTTGTAAGCATCCTATgcaaattggagatgatattcccgccatcattttttgatgtcatggttcacctagctgtccatttaCCCCGTGAGGGCATacttgggggtccagtacaataccggtggatgtacccatttgagaggtatttgggcaaattcaagcggtacgtaaaaaataaagcacgcccagaaggttcaatagcGGAAGCATACATTCACACCGAATGCCTGACATTTTGCTCGATGTATCTTAatgatgttgagatgagatttaaTCGACCGGACCGCAATGTTGATGTTCAAGAAGAGCCGAGTACAGATGGATTTTCAATCTTTAACCAAAAAGTTCGTCCATTGGGTATTGCTTCTGATGTGCGATTAGAAAACAACCTTTTCATCGTAGCTCGTTGGTACGTGCTTAACAATTGCCAAGAAATTGGCCCCTACTTGGAGTAAGCATCCTTGATATACCATGTACcattattaatttcttcttaCCCACAGACGACGTTTTTCAGTCCTTCCCATTTGTGGCAAAAATTGTTGCATGTTCGATCAAGCGGTAGTACTAACATGGTAGATTTCCTTTATGTCCTGTGTGCAAGGAGCACTACGCGAAATGTCAGGTGAACAACCAAAATTCCATTGATCGAACACATCAACATGAGTTTCAAGCGTGGTTCAAGAAACGTGTAAGTTTGACTGATGCATGTCTACTTAGAATGACCAATAAGACCATTTTATATGTCCTGTGTGACTTACTTCCGACAGTTAACGTGTCACTATTTTGTAGGTTCAAGACCAGCGAGCTAGCAACCCACTTGGAGTCTCTGCCGATCTATATGCGTTAGCTTGTGGTCCTGACAATTGGGTGGGATCGTATGctgcttgcataataaatggGAAAAGGTTCCATACAAAGCAGCGCGAACTTCGGCGACGAACACAAAATTCGGGTGTGGTGGTAACTGGGGACCAACAGTCTAATAATGTGGACTTCTATGGTGTTATCAATGATGTCGTGGAGTTACACTACATGGGAGGGCATCGAGTGTACTTGTTCTCTTGTGATTGGCTTGATGTTGGCGATAAGAAACGGGGTGTACGAGTAGACCACCACATCACTAGTGTCAATATGGAcaggacttggtataaggaCGACCCATATGTGTTGGCATGCCAGGCTTCACAGTGATTTTACATTAGAGATCTAAGAATGAGGGGAAATTGGTGTGTTGTGTAGAAGTTCAATAATAGGAATGTATATGACATTCCACCCATCATGAGGGTGTTAGAAGATTTGGATGGTCAATGTAGTGACGATGATgcttatcaagaaaatgaatctgCATATGATTACGTACCCATGCAATGTGATGAAGTTCCTGTGGTGACTCCACTAAGTCGGATTGATATAGAACCTAGGCAAATTGATGCACGTGAAGTGGCGATGATGGGTCCAGCAGACATAGATTTAGTTACAAGAGCAAGCATGGAAGATCCACTCGCCATGTCTGGTTCAGATGATGGGTATGGGGATGGAGAATATTCCGATGAGGAAGACCTATCCACAAATGAGGAGTCCATGTAAAATTACACAATTTGTGGGGAATATTTCTTGGAAGGTAAATACTCTGTATTTCTAAAACCCCCGAAATGGGATGTTGGACACAGGCTTGTTTCCAAGTCAACTACAACATAGTTTTTCAATCGCGTTGGTGCGTGTCGTTAATATGCTCGATAATTACATGTCCTTATTGAGCTAATACAAGTGTTGTGGTTTTGTTAATAGGTGTATGCTCCCTATTGATGCGAGATGGCCAACTCACAACATTTCATCAATAATACAAGTTAACTTCTTGTAATTGCTGGTAAAAGATTTTTTCCAACACATTTTGTTCACCCACTAAGATATATAAGATTTAGATGCCACTTACCTCATTTATTCGATACACATGTGATGTTAATGCAGGTGCGAGGTTGGTGTACATGTTCGCAAGACGTGGCATGGGATATAAGATGGGAGATCTTCAAATGAATATTACTAGAATATAGATGTAAATATAGGCTAATTCCCAAAATCTAGCAATATGCATGGCCATTAGCGGCAACTTAAATCTAAAGAAAGCAGTCCATTAATTGTTTAGCAAATCTATATAAACGATGATAATCTTTAAACAAATCTGCAGCATTTCCTAAGTATACCTCCCACCCCCTAAATGAAATTTGTGGGGAATTAAGCTGGTAGATGAAATAGCACGtagattttgtttaaaatctgaaaaagtaTGTTAAATGGAATATAGTGGTACAAATGATATCACCCTTCGGTGCAACATTTGCCAAACAGAGTgttaaattaatatgttatgtTGTAATGTTAGAAATCTAATGCAAGATGATCAATTCATCAGGGGTCctcatttataataattagatggaaAAACTGGTTGCATGTAAAACGTATATGAGCAACAtagttaatttctattttggattGAAGGAATTGCATGTTGGATAATAAGTAGGTTGACAATAATGCAAGATGGTCAATTCATCAGGTGTAACTTTATAATTGGGATGGAAAAACTGGTTGCATGTAAAACGTATATGAGCAACAtagttaatttctattttggattGAAGGAATTGCATGTTGGATAATAAGCAGGTTGACAAGAATGCAAGATGGTCAATTCATCAGGTGTAACTTTATAATTGGGATGGAAAAACTGGTTGCATGTAAAACGTATATTAGCAACAtagttaatttctattttggattGAAGGAATTGCATGTTGGATAATAAGCAGGTTGACAATAATGCAAGATGGTCAATTCAGCAGGTGTAACTTTATAATTGGGATGGAAAAACTGGTTGCATGTAAAACATATATGATGGGCAACAtagttaatttctattttggattGATGCTTGCTGCATGTTGGATAATAAGCAGGTTGACAATAAAATCCCCCAACCATGAAAGGAAGACATTTCTTCAAGGCCTAGAGTGAAGTGAGATACGAATGATGAATAAACAtcctgcagaaaaagaaaaagtggccTTTACATTACCCAGATTGAAATTTAATATGTTATATGGAGCTCTCAAATTTCAGCTAAAGACTTAAACGGGTGATCCCATACTGCTGCCAGTAAAATGTGATTTCCGTATGTACACTAAATATGATGCTAAGAACAACTATATAAATGGTGTCAACTACATATGTTACAGACTGGGGGATAATAACAAAGAAATCTGGCCAAGTAGAGAGGTGCCAAGGATTTTCAGTACGATGTTAATTTAGCATGAACTACACTCCCTTACACTCTGTATTTCAAAATGATAGTTATTCTCTACACTAAGTATATATACAGTTGTCACCGTGGGAGTTACAAGCCAATTAGCATGTCCCTATCTACTACTAATATCCAAAACTTATGTATCTCAGGATAAATCCCAAAAAGTTGGTGCTAACATCCAAGACAAGATGGGCGGGAGTTTTACAAAAAGCTGAGACAGATTGAGGGCAAAATAGTAATCTCATGCTACTGACATGACCAGACTGAGAGCTAAGACAGTTTAAGTCATGCACCTCTTCATACTTTCACATGGCAGAACTAGAAAACACTTGAAGAATATAGATGTTCCTGCCTTTATGCACCTCTAGCTGCCCTGCTGCAACCTGAAGAAAAGTTTCAGCTTTTCACCAACCCACGTCCATACCTGGACGCTGCATTGGACCAGTGCTGATCTACTCCACAAAGGTTCCATAACAGAAGCTGTTTCCTGGTAAGTGGTTGCATTGGAGCCATTTTTAAGCAAGTCATATAGAGATGTGGCTGGTATAGTGTGGTAGGCTTCTGCAATAAATTAGTTATACGTATTGTTAAAGACCCTTAAGCACACTTTGTCCATAAAAGTGTGAGGATTCCCCGAAACATGTTTGAGCTATAGTGTTTTGCAATTTCTAGGTGTTGTCCTGATGTATATtggcttggggggggggggtgttgttGGGTTAAAATAACATGTAGGGAGGGGGTAGCTATTTACAACATAG includes these proteins:
- the LOC108997743 gene encoding uncharacterized protein LOC108997743, whose amino-acid sequence is MDKSWMIEPNRLRSPAYAAGVNNFLEMAQNHARGSDRIRCPCRICSNNLFLPLFTVESHLFINGIDLSYTEWIFHGEEETRNFNVDDEEVAVSDEDEFIDDMDNMLDDILAGTNVDVPQSSTPLPSRDSFPEALPVSSFDELLEDAQRPLFGGCTKFSKLSFIVKLLHIKTLGGWSIKSFDMLLNLLKSAFPDAELPLSYEDARSLERGLGFKYNKIHACPNDCILYWKEYSELNSCPICKASRWMSTTNGTRVIPHKVLRHFPLKPRLQRLFLSTKIAAEMRWHKEKRVTDENFLHHPADSKSWKAFDEAHSWFANDPRNVRLGLTSDGFNPFNNMAKPYSIWPVILVPYNLPPWLCMKDQFFMTSLIIPGPKSPGNDIDVYLQPLLNELLELWEHGQNYIWRKKKLLFNGNEDHRIPPRLLGGADILSQLQMLGDVPFGKSIRKRKRTTVELNWTKHNIFFKLPYWSTLLLRHNLDVMHIEKNICDNIFGTLLNIPGKTKDNINSRHDLQLLGLRKELHLKVEGQKITMPHALYTLHGDERKTFCSWMTNVKFPDGFASNISRCVSVHDCKISGLKSHDCHVFLQRLLPIAVGGYLRSDIALALTELSTFFKELCERTLDINRLSQLETDVVQDQRASNPLGVSADLYALACGPDNWVGSYAACIINGKRFHTKQRELRRRTQNSGVVVTGDQQSNNVDFYGVINDVVELHYMGGHRVYLFSCDWLDVGDKKRGVRVDHHITSVNMDRTWYKDDPYVLACQASQ